From a region of the Ignavibacteriota bacterium genome:
- a CDS encoding LacI family DNA-binding transcriptional regulator, translating into MSVTIYDIAKAAGVGVGTVSRVLNNHPSVSPNTRAHVLAIAAELDYRPNASAQRLARKKSRTITVIMPYITNYFFVEMLRGIQDMLFQEDYDLLLYGVNHPKQIEGYMHRSLRVGHADGILLASLDPPAGFSRANMPENFPLIMLDRRHGDFDSFSVENSEGARLATEHLLTIGHRRIAMMTGYADTIPSIERSKGYRAALSAYNAEDLGIHYPNADDVNDGFTKEAGYDIMMRILDGPPEKRPTAMFIASDIQAIGALHALQERGLSCPGDMSLVGFDDIELSQYYGITTMRQPIATLGSLATQRLFERLDHPQLDIAHRTFTPELVVRRTTQRARQHETTHHVHETARA; encoded by the coding sequence GTGAGCGTTACCATTTATGACATAGCAAAAGCTGCGGGTGTCGGGGTCGGTACTGTGTCCCGCGTCCTCAACAACCATCCTTCGGTGAGTCCGAATACGCGCGCGCATGTACTCGCGATAGCGGCCGAACTCGACTATCGTCCGAACGCCTCGGCGCAGCGGCTTGCGCGGAAAAAAAGCAGGACGATCACGGTGATCATGCCGTACATCACGAACTATTTCTTTGTCGAGATGCTGCGCGGCATACAGGACATGCTATTTCAGGAGGACTACGACCTCCTGCTCTACGGCGTCAATCACCCGAAACAGATCGAGGGCTATATGCACCGCTCGCTGCGCGTCGGCCATGCCGACGGCATCCTGCTGGCCTCGCTCGATCCGCCCGCGGGTTTCTCGCGTGCAAACATGCCCGAGAATTTCCCGCTCATCATGCTCGACCGGCGCCATGGCGACTTCGATTCGTTCAGCGTCGAGAATTCCGAGGGCGCGCGCCTCGCGACGGAACATCTGCTCACGATCGGGCACCGCCGCATCGCGATGATGACCGGCTACGCCGACACGATTCCGAGCATCGAACGCTCGAAGGGATACAGGGCCGCACTGTCCGCCTACAACGCCGAAGACCTCGGTATTCACTACCCCAATGCGGACGATGTCAATGACGGCTTCACGAAGGAAGCCGGCTACGACATCATGATGCGCATCCTCGATGGTCCGCCGGAAAAACGCCCCACCGCCATGTTCATCGCCAGCGACATTCAGGCCATCGGGGCTCTGCACGCCCTGCAGGAGCGCGGGCTCTCGTGTCCGGGCGACATGTCGCTCGTGGGCTTCGACGACATCGAGCTCTCACAATACTACGGCATCACCACGATGCGGCAGCCCATCGCCACGCTGGGCTCCCTCGCCACACAGCGCCTCTTCGAGCGCCTCGATCATCCGCAGCTCGATATCGCCCACCGCACCTTCACCCCGGAACTTGTCGTGCGCCGCACCACACAGCGCGCGCGGCAGCACGAGACCACTCATCACGTCCACGAAACAGCACGGGCATAG